In the genome of Streptomyces sp. NBC_00259, the window CCGAGCCGCGGACCATGACCCCGGAGAAGATCGCCGACAACCGTGACCAGTGGATCCAGTCGTGGTCCTCACTCGTCCTGAAGTAGCCGAATCACCGGGCGGTGACGCGGACCCGCGCGGGAGGACCTCCGCGCGCGGGTCCGCGTCCCTGCGCGGGAGCGCGACCCGGCTCGCGCTGATGGCCGTGCCCGTCGCGTTCTTCGCGCTCTTCTTCGCCTACCCCGTGGCCGCGATCGTCGGCCGCGGGCTCCAGGTGGACGGCGCCTGGCAGTTGGGCCGCATCGGCGAGGTCCTGGGCCGGTCCGACATCCTCGACGTCCTCTGGTTCACCGCCTGGCAGGCGCTCGCCTCCACCGGGCTGACCCTGCTGATCGCCCTTCCCGGCGCGTATGTGTTCGCCCGCTTCGACTTTCCCGGGAAGCAGTTGCTGCGGGCGGTCGTCACCGTGCCGTTCGTCCTGCCGACGGTCGTGGTCGGCACCGCCTTCCTGGCCCTCGTCGGCCGTGGCGGACTGCTCGACGAGCTGTGGGGCGTACGCCTCGACACGACCGTCTGGGCGATACTCCTCGCCCATGTCTTCTTCAACTACGCCGTCGTCGTACGGACCGTGGGCGGCCTGTGGGCACAGCTCGACCCGCGCCAGGAGGAGGCCGCACGCGTCCTCGGCGCGGGCCGTTTCGCGGCCTGGCGGCGTGTCACCCTGCCCGCGCTGACCCCTGCCGTGGCCGCCGCCGCGCTGATGGTGTTCCTCTTCACCTTCACCTCCTTCGGCGTCGTCCAGATCCTCGGCGGACCGGCGTTCGCCACGCTCGAAGTGGAGATCTACCGGCAGACCGCGCAGGTCCTCGACCTGTCGACGGCCGCCGTGCTGACGCTCGTGCAGTTCGCGGCGGTCGGCGCGATCCTCGCCGTCCACGCCCGGACCGTACGGCGACGGGAGACCGCACTGCGGCTCGTCGACCCGGCCCACACGGCGCACCGGCCGCGCGGCGCGGGCCAATGGGCCCTGCTCGCGGCCGTTCTGACCACGGTCGTTCTGCTGATCCTGGCGCCGCTCGCGGTCCTGGTCGAGCGGTCGCTCGCCGAGGGGAACGGGCCCGGCGGCTACGGCTTCACCTTCTACGAGGCCCTGCGGTCGGCGGAGGCGAGCGGCGGCACCTTCCTCGTACCGCCGCTGGAAGCCGTCGGGAACTCCCTCCAGTACGCGCTCGCCGCCACCGCCATCGCGCTCGTCATCGGCGGCCTCGCGGCCGCCGCCCTCACCCGGAAGGCGGGCCGGCTGGTCAGGGGCTTCGACGCGCTGCTGATGCTGCCGCTCGGAGTCTCCGCCGTCACCGTCGGCTTCGGATTCCTCATCACTCTCGACGAGCCGCCGCTCGATCTGCGCACCTCCTGGATCCTGGTGCCGCTGGCCCAGGCCCTGGTGGGGGTGCCCTTCGTCGTACGGACCATGCTGCCGGTGCTGCGGGCCGTCGACGTCCGGCTGCGCGAGGCCGCGGCCGTCCTCGGCGCCTCGCCGCTGCGGGCGTGGCGCGAGGTCGATCTGCCGCTGGTGCGCCGGGCGCTGCTCGTCGCCGCGGGCTTCGCCTTCGCCGTCTCGCTCGGTGAGTTCGGCGCCACCGTCTTCATCGCCCGGCCCGACAACCCGACGCTCCCGGTCGCCGTGGCGCGCCTCCTGGGCCGCCCGGGTGAGCTCAACTACGGGCAGGCGATGGCCCTTTCGACCATCCTCATGCTGGTCTGCGCGGCGGCTCTGCTGCTGCTCGACCGGCTCCGTCCCGACCGTTCCGCCGGGGAGTTCTGATGCTGACGATCGAGGACGCGACCGTACGGTTCGGCCGGCGGACGGCGCTGGACGCGGTGGACCTGGAGGTCGCCGACCACGAGATCGTGTGTGTGCTGGGGCCGAGCGGCAGCGGCAAGTCGACGCTGCTACGGGCCGTCGCCGGGCTG includes:
- a CDS encoding ABC transporter permease, with protein sequence MAVPVAFFALFFAYPVAAIVGRGLQVDGAWQLGRIGEVLGRSDILDVLWFTAWQALASTGLTLLIALPGAYVFARFDFPGKQLLRAVVTVPFVLPTVVVGTAFLALVGRGGLLDELWGVRLDTTVWAILLAHVFFNYAVVVRTVGGLWAQLDPRQEEAARVLGAGRFAAWRRVTLPALTPAVAAAALMVFLFTFTSFGVVQILGGPAFATLEVEIYRQTAQVLDLSTAAVLTLVQFAAVGAILAVHARTVRRRETALRLVDPAHTAHRPRGAGQWALLAAVLTTVVLLILAPLAVLVERSLAEGNGPGGYGFTFYEALRSAEASGGTFLVPPLEAVGNSLQYALAATAIALVIGGLAAAALTRKAGRLVRGFDALLMLPLGVSAVTVGFGFLITLDEPPLDLRTSWILVPLAQALVGVPFVVRTMLPVLRAVDVRLREAAAVLGASPLRAWREVDLPLVRRALLVAAGFAFAVSLGEFGATVFIARPDNPTLPVAVARLLGRPGELNYGQAMALSTILMLVCAAALLLLDRLRPDRSAGEF